A window of the Nostoc sp. ATCC 53789 genome harbors these coding sequences:
- a CDS encoding protein phosphatase 2C domain-containing protein, with the protein MTLSSTDFPPILIIKANTCFQIDNFRLEVNNHLGQFADVHYFQVNIHSHEADSNLNDLTLGKPGLLRVGTVDGCLNLERQLRQVIGTNKLVSELLISTIDDWVSINLLEQEPKDDSVNLKQELATDIDQPLESEVSHSQTSSDLDSDLSLTKLEYLEEEFFQPQAVAPEYESPSPKIILLSYLPEPEITLSAWLEQDNPLEISLSLAIQVCQFFQYVYQQGWCFVHINPAFIQVGTPIQFFDLAGIGVVGKKLQYGLTGDYCSSELALGYPVDQQMSTYIIGTLLYQSLHHKLPNIDDNSKLEIKSIPRIYQIINICFASIGEGFTLSQLLSLLRETRQLFSKLKIKWNVASRSTVGLSLSRLENEDSYGIKQDSSNQSEALILAVVADGMGGMAQGEVASKLAVKTVLEEPVSIGLNSVKYGAQWLTNAIQKANDCVVKNVRNGGTTLSLILAIGRELMIAHIGDSRIFLLRNGYICQLSEDHSLVAMLLANGEITYKESQDHPERSVLLRSIGTKRNLSDGYIQDLTRFGSDLSMGLENGDILLICSDGVWDLVSSHELAEIFVNNENLQSLVNETIDKVISRGATDNATILALQCSIEKYYE; encoded by the coding sequence ATGACCCTTTCATCCACTGATTTTCCACCTATTCTAATTATCAAAGCCAACACCTGTTTTCAGATTGATAATTTTCGTTTGGAGGTAAACAATCATTTAGGCCAATTCGCAGATGTCCATTACTTTCAAGTCAATATCCATAGCCATGAAGCTGATAGTAACCTCAATGATTTGACTCTAGGCAAACCAGGATTACTGCGCGTAGGTACTGTTGATGGTTGTCTCAACTTAGAAAGACAATTACGCCAAGTGATTGGAACTAACAAACTGGTTTCGGAGTTACTAATTTCCACAATTGATGACTGGGTATCTATTAATTTATTAGAACAAGAGCCAAAAGATGATTCTGTTAATTTAAAACAAGAATTGGCAACAGATATTGATCAACCTTTAGAATCAGAAGTTTCTCATTCCCAAACTTCCTCAGATTTAGATTCTGACTTGTCTTTGACTAAATTAGAGTATTTAGAGGAAGAATTTTTCCAGCCGCAAGCAGTAGCACCTGAATATGAATCACCTAGCCCAAAAATTATACTCCTTAGCTATTTGCCAGAACCAGAGATAACACTCTCGGCTTGGCTAGAACAAGATAATCCCCTGGAAATATCTCTATCATTAGCTATACAAGTGTGCCAGTTTTTTCAATATGTTTACCAACAAGGATGGTGCTTCGTTCATATTAATCCAGCTTTTATCCAAGTAGGTACACCTATTCAGTTTTTTGATTTGGCAGGAATTGGCGTTGTTGGTAAAAAGCTCCAGTATGGTTTAACAGGAGATTATTGTTCTTCAGAACTGGCATTAGGCTATCCTGTTGATCAGCAGATGAGTACATATATTATTGGTACTTTGCTCTATCAATCTCTTCATCATAAACTACCTAATATAGATGATAATTCTAAATTAGAAATTAAAAGTATTCCTCGAATTTACCAAATTATTAATATTTGCTTTGCATCCATTGGCGAAGGTTTCACATTATCACAATTACTAAGTCTTTTAAGAGAAACTAGACAATTATTCTCTAAGTTAAAAATAAAATGGAATGTAGCTAGTCGCTCAACAGTAGGACTATCACTAAGTCGTTTAGAAAATGAAGATAGTTATGGTATTAAACAAGATTCTTCCAATCAATCAGAGGCGCTAATTTTAGCTGTCGTAGCAGATGGCATGGGAGGAATGGCTCAAGGTGAAGTAGCCAGTAAACTAGCTGTAAAAACAGTACTAGAAGAACCTGTATCTATTGGTTTAAACAGCGTCAAATACGGCGCTCAATGGTTAACAAATGCGATTCAAAAAGCTAATGACTGTGTAGTTAAAAATGTGCGAAATGGAGGAACTACATTAAGCCTAATTTTGGCTATTGGACGAGAATTAATGATTGCTCATATAGGCGATAGCCGCATTTTTTTGTTGAGAAATGGTTATATATGTCAGTTAAGCGAAGATCACTCTCTAGTAGCCATGCTACTCGCTAATGGTGAAATTACTTATAAAGAAAGTCAAGACCATCCAGAACGTAGTGTTTTACTAAGGTCTATTGGGACAAAACGGAATTTGAGTGATGGCTATATCCAAGATTTAACTCGTTTTGGCTCAGATTTATCGATGGGGCTAGAAAATGGAGATATCTTACTAATTTGCTCAGACGGTGTTTGGGATTTAGTTTCTAGTCATGAGTTAGCAGAAATTTTTGTAAATAATGAAAACTTACAATCTCTTGTGAATGAGACCATTGACAAAGTGATTTCTAGAGGAGCAACTGATAATGCAACTATTCTTGCATTGCAATGTTCTATCGAAAAATACTACGAATAA
- a CDS encoding serine/threonine-protein kinase — translation MISIFCSYCSYPNPHSQLNCLSCGALLSFDEVDPNHLFTGTFLKQGQYKIEKTLGQGGFAITYKVIDLNNNSRVVAIKELWPERAGREGSNVRWPYTIPPNERQVQIKKFKEEAQRLLDLVKFNHPSIVKVYEYFEENNTVYIVMEFIDGKTLFKILKEEGVLPEKRVKKYFLQLAYALKIIHGNDILHRDIKPDNIIINHQDRAILIDFGAARDFLSGRSKNMTQILTPGYAPPEQYSPRAIRYPSADIYSLCASMYELLTGELPANASDRTSSKTSTPTGTDSLILPRQLSSHISSLMEKIILTGMKLKAEERFKDADHLIEAFNGNFMSPLFIKARELVKNGKLAEAVQLYERCLLEEPDNSKAAVENALILTYLVNPQAENAVYQAIKLQPNDGRLYGALGLLYCRQSNWQEAIKQLQKGVNLAPHESWIWANLGWALAKCGSLQKSLVAVDKALGLDKNSTFALALKVWIFVNQQQWNSAITLAKQAIWNSQQANSQNIGNLQTWIYPCLIVALDRVPNKSVIELEKCLHEYINQVPDSAFIYGFNGYLQAQQGQWANAIAEFNLGVAKSKVPFWILLNLGISYENEKNLQTAIQVYKSCHHLQSKDFFVLFRLGTILGQEAQRLDKQELWLEARSYLELAVQLKPDYAEVYHNLGWVLHHIRNNNGLIDNPAKILATYRQAVQLYEQQNKSALAQQIRQAFQVLGVQL, via the coding sequence ATGATATCTATTTTTTGTTCTTATTGTTCTTACCCCAACCCACATAGTCAATTAAACTGCTTGAGTTGTGGTGCATTACTATCCTTTGATGAAGTTGACCCCAACCATTTATTTACTGGAACATTTCTTAAACAAGGACAGTATAAAATAGAAAAAACTTTAGGTCAAGGGGGATTTGCCATTACATATAAAGTAATTGATTTAAATAATAATTCTAGAGTTGTTGCTATTAAAGAACTGTGGCCTGAGAGGGCTGGTAGAGAAGGTTCAAATGTAAGATGGCCGTATACAATACCTCCAAACGAACGTCAGGTACAAATAAAAAAGTTTAAAGAAGAAGCTCAAAGACTTCTAGATTTAGTTAAGTTTAATCACCCCAGTATTGTTAAGGTATATGAATATTTTGAAGAAAATAATACTGTCTATATAGTAATGGAATTTATTGACGGTAAAACTTTGTTTAAAATACTAAAAGAAGAAGGAGTTTTACCAGAAAAACGTGTAAAAAAATATTTTTTGCAATTAGCATATGCCCTCAAAATAATTCATGGCAACGACATACTACACAGAGATATTAAGCCAGATAACATTATTATCAATCACCAAGACCGAGCAATCTTAATAGACTTTGGTGCTGCTAGAGATTTTTTATCAGGGAGAAGCAAAAACATGACCCAAATTCTGACTCCCGGATATGCCCCTCCAGAACAATATTCCCCTAGAGCTATCCGTTATCCTAGCGCAGATATTTATTCTTTGTGTGCTTCAATGTATGAGTTACTCACTGGTGAACTTCCTGCGAACGCTTCAGACAGGACGAGTTCTAAAACATCAACTCCTACTGGTACTGATTCCCTAATTCTTCCTCGACAGTTATCTTCCCATATCAGTTCGTTAATGGAAAAAATTATTTTAACTGGTATGAAGCTAAAAGCTGAGGAGCGATTTAAAGATGCAGACCACTTAATTGAAGCATTCAATGGAAATTTTATGTCTCCCTTGTTCATTAAGGCGAGGGAGTTAGTTAAAAATGGGAAATTAGCAGAAGCTGTTCAACTTTATGAGCGTTGTCTGCTGGAAGAACCTGATAATAGCAAAGCTGCTGTAGAAAATGCTTTAATCTTAACTTATTTAGTTAATCCACAAGCTGAAAATGCTGTATATCAAGCAATTAAACTTCAACCTAATGATGGCAGACTGTATGGGGCTTTAGGGTTGTTGTATTGTCGTCAATCTAACTGGCAAGAAGCTATTAAACAGTTACAAAAGGGAGTAAATTTAGCTCCTCATGAGTCTTGGATTTGGGCTAATTTAGGATGGGCGTTAGCAAAGTGTGGTAGTTTGCAAAAATCTTTAGTAGCAGTAGATAAAGCACTGGGACTTGATAAAAACTCAACTTTTGCATTGGCTTTAAAAGTCTGGATTTTTGTCAATCAACAGCAATGGAACTCTGCTATTACCCTTGCAAAACAAGCTATCTGGAATTCTCAACAAGCTAATTCTCAAAATATCGGTAATTTACAAACATGGATATATCCTTGCTTAATAGTTGCCTTGGATAGAGTACCAAATAAGTCTGTCATTGAACTGGAGAAATGCTTGCATGAGTATATAAATCAAGTACCTGATAGTGCTTTTATATACGGTTTTAATGGTTATTTACAAGCTCAACAGGGTCAGTGGGCTAATGCTATAGCTGAGTTTAATTTAGGAGTAGCTAAATCAAAGGTTCCTTTTTGGATATTGTTGAATTTAGGAATTTCTTATGAAAATGAGAAAAACTTGCAGACAGCTATTCAAGTTTACAAAAGCTGTCATCATTTGCAATCAAAAGATTTCTTTGTCCTCTTTCGTTTGGGGACAATACTAGGTCAAGAGGCTCAAAGGTTAGATAAGCAGGAGCTTTGGTTGGAAGCTCGTTCATATCTGGAACTAGCTGTGCAATTAAAACCTGATTATGCAGAAGTTTATCACAATCTAGGCTGGGTTTTGCATCACATTAGAAATAACAATGGCTTGATTGATAATCCTGCCAAAATATTGGCTACATATCGGCAAGCAGTCCAACTTTATGAGCAACAGAATAAATCTGCATTAGCACAACAAATTAGACAAGCCTTTCAAGTTCTAGGAGTTCAATTATAG